AAAATCCCCTGCGCTTTCGCGCCAAAGACCCGGTTCCCGAGCTTGATCCCGCGTCGTACGGCCTGACGGACACTGACCTGAATTCACCCGTGAGCGACGGCGCCTTCAATGGCACCCTGCGCAGCGTCCTCGAAGAGCTGCGCGCCACCTACTGCGGATCGGTCGGCTACGAGTTCGTCTATCTGCCCCGCGAGGAGCGCGAATGGTTCCAGGCCCGCGTCGAAGCGGGCCGTGGACACGGCAGCGCCACTCCCGAGCAGAAGAAGCGCCTGCTCGACAAGCTCAACGCCGCCGAAGGCCTGGAGCGCTACCTGCACGTTACTTACGTCGGACAGAAGCGCTTCTCGCTGGAAGGTGGCGAGAGCCTGATTCCGTTGATCGACATCATTATTCAGCGCGCCGGCGGCGCGGGCGTCAAGGAAACCGTGATCGGCATGGCCCACCGCGGCCGTCTGAACGTGCTGGTCAACATCTTCGGCAAGCGCCCCGCCGACCTCTTTGCCGAGTTCGAGGGCAAGAAGAAGCTCTCGGACGATCCGGATGTGGCCGGGGACGTCAAGTACCACATGGGCTTTTCGAGCAACGTCCGCACGCCCGGCGGCCCGATTCACCTGTCGCTGGCCTTCAACCCCTCGCACCTGGAAATCGTCTCACCGGTCGTGCACGGCAGTGCCCGCGCCCGTCAGGACCGCCGGGGCGACACCGAGGCGCGCCGCTCGGTGCTGCCCATCACCATTCACGGCGACGCGGCCATCGCGGGTCAGGGCGTCGTGATGGAAACCCTGAACTTCTCGCAGTTGCGCAGTTTCACCACCGGAGGCGCCATCCGCATCGTGGTGAACAACCAGGTGGGCTTCACCACCAGCGATCCGCGTGACACGCGCACCTCGCGCTACGCCACCGACACTGCCAAGATGATCGACGCGCCCGTCATGCACGTCAACGCCGACGACCCCGAGGCGGTCGCCTTCGCCGGCGCGCTCGCGCTCGATTACCGTCAGCGCTACGGCAAGGACGTCTTCATCGACCTGCTGTGTTACCGCAAGCTGGGGCACAACGAGGGCGACGATCCCACCATGACGCAGCCGGTGATGTACCGCGAGATCAAGGCCCATCCGGGCACGCGCGCCCTCTACGCCCAGAAGCTCGAAGCCGAGGGCGTCATTCCCAGCGGTGCAGCCGAGCAGCTCGTCGAGCGCTACCGTGACCTGCTCGATCAGGGCGAAACGGTGGTGCAGGAAATCGACAACGAGGAACAGAGCGCCCTCGCGGCCGACTGGGGCAAGTTCGGCGACAACCACTGGCATGACAGCATCGACACCGGCGTGTCCCTGGAAACCCTGCAGGAACTCGGGCGCAAGGTCACCGAGGTTCCCGAAGGCTTCGGGGTGCACCGTGGCGTCGAGCGGGTCCTGAAAGCCCGCCGCGAAATGGCCGAAGGGCGTCAGCGGCTCGACTGGGGCATGGGCGAAACCCTCGGTTACGCCTCGCTGCTCGCCGAAGGCTACAACGTGCGCCTGTGCGGTCAGGACGCCGGACGCGGCACCTTCGTGCACCGTCACGCCGTACTGCACGACCAGAACGCCCAGGACCCGGCAAACGAGGAATTCATCCCGCTCGCGCACCTGAATCCTCAGCAGGGCCGCCTGGAAGTCATCGACTCTACCCTCTCCGAAGAGGCCGTGCTGGCCTTCGAATACGGATACTCGACGAGCGAGCCCAGCACCCTCGACATCTGGGAAGCACAGTTCGGCGACTTCGCCAACGGCGCGCAAGTGGTGATCGACCAGTTCATCAGCGCCGGGGAAAGCAAATGGCAGCGCTTCAGCGGCCTCACGATGTTCCTGCCGCATGGCTACGAAGGCCAGGGCCCCGAGCACTCCAGCGCCCGCCTGGAGCGCTACCTGCAGCTGTGTGCCCAGAACAACATGCAGGTGGTGGTGCCCAGCTCGCCCGCGCAGGTCTTCCACATGCTGCGCCGCCAGATCCTGCGCCCGCTGCGCAAACCCCTGATCGTCATGACCCCCAAATCGCTGCTGCGCAGCAAGTTCGCGACCTCCGAACTGTCCGAACTGACACACGGCACCTTTCAGGAAGTCATCGGTGACCACCTCGACAAGCCCCGCCGGGCGGTCATCTCCAGCGGCAAGCTGCACTGGGAACTCGCAGAAGCCCGCGAGAAAAACGGCCTCGACAAGCAGGTCGCGCTGGTGCGCCTGGAGCAGCTCTACCCTTTCCCCGCCGAAGCGCTGCGAAGCGAACTGGCCAAGTACGGCAAAGTGGAGGTCGTCTGGGCGCAGGAAGAACCCTATAACCAGGGCGCCTGGCTGATGATTCAGGAAGATCTGCGTGGCGTGCTCGCCCCAGGCCAGACTCTCAGCGTCTCGAGCCGTCCGCGCACTGCCTCCACGGCCGTGGGCTACGCCAGCAAGAGCAACCAGGAACAGCAGGCCATCATCGAAGCGGCGCTGAACCTCAGCGTCGCCAAAGTGTAAGACAGGAACCCCCGCAATTCGCGGGGGTTCCGCTTGTCGTGACGGCAAGCGAACGCCCGGGCAGCAGGGCGCGATGACCCGGGTGCAGGACACTCAGGTATAAAGGAGCAGTAATGGCGGACATCAAGGTACCCGTATTCAGCGAATCGATCAGTGAAGGCACCCTGCTGAGCTGGCACAAGAAACCCGGAGACACGGTCAAGCGCGGCGAGGTCGTGGCCGAAATCGAAACCGACAAGGTCGTGCTGGAAGTCACGGCCCTGCAGGACGGCGTGCTACAGAGTGTCGCCAGGAACGAAGGAGACACAGTCCTCAGCGAGGAAGTTCTGGGCACCATCGGTGAGGGCGGAGCGGCGTCCAGCCCGGCTGCCAGTGCCCCCGCTCCGCAGGCGAACGTGCAGACGCCCAGTGCGGCTGCAGCGGTCGCCGAGAAACCGGCCGTGGCCACAGACGACCTCTCCCCCGCCGTACGCAAGCTCGTGATCGAGGGCGGCCTCGACCCCGCGCAGTTGCAGGGTACCGGCAAGGACGGCCGCATCACCAAGGGCGACGTCCTGGCCCACGGTCAGGCTGGCCCGAGCGCGACGGCGCCCGCGCAAAGCGTCCCGGCGGCAGGCACCCAGACGGTCAGCGCGCCCCTGCCGGGCGGCGCGCGACCTGAGCACGAAGTACCCCGCAGGGAGCACGAAGTACCCCGCAGGGAGCAGCGCGTGCCCATGACCCGCATCCGCGCCCGCATCGCCGAGCGCCTCAAGGAAGTCCAGAACACCGCCGCCATCCTGACGACCTTCAACGAGGTCAACATGAAGCCGGCCATGGACCTGCGCAAGAAGTACCAGGACGCCTTTGTCGCCAAGCACGGCGTCAAGCTCGGCTTCATGAGCCTCTTCGTGCGCGCCGCCACCGAGGCCCTCAAGCAGTTCCCGGTCGTGAACGCCAGCCTGGAAGGCAAGGATGTTATCTACCACGGCTACTACGACATCGGCATCGCGGTCGCGAGCGAGCGCGGTCTGGTGGTGCCCATCCTGCGCGACACCGACAGCATGAGCCTTGCGGGCATCGAGAAACAGATCGCCGACTTCGCGGGCAAGGCGAGAAACGGCAAGCTTACCCTGGAGGACATGACGGGCGGCACCTTCAGCATCACCAATGGGGGCACCTTCGGTTCCATGATGAGCACGCCCATCCTCAACCAGCCGCAGAGCGCCATTCTGGGCATGCACAACATCATCGAGCGGCCCATTGTCGAAAACGGCCAGATCGTGGCGCGCCCGATGATGTACCTGGCGCTCAGCTACGATCACCGCATCATCGACGGCCGTGAGGCGGTGCTGTTCCTGGTGACCATCAAGAACATCCTCGAAGACCCCGCCCGCCTGCTGCTCGACCTGTAATTTCCGTGGCGCCCAGAAGGTACGCCGAATCGGCGTACCTTCTGGGTTTTGCCTGATGACCACCCCATCTTGTCGATTGACCAGAGCGCGTCCACGTCAAACGGACCTTCGGCGCAGTGAGAGCGGCAAACGCGCGTTAGAATTTCGATCGTGGATACGTTTGATGTGATTGTCATTGGCGGTGGACCGGCCGGCTACGTCGCCGCCATCCGCGCCGCGCAACTCGGTTTCAAGACCGCCTGCGTCGATGCTTTCGAGCGTGGCGGCAAGGCCAGCCTGGGCGGCACCTGCCTCAACGTCGGCTGCATTCCCTCCAAAGCGATGCTCGACTCCAGCGAACGCTTCGAGATGGTGCAGCACGAGCTGGTCGATCACGGCATCCTCGTCGAGGGCGCTTCGCTCGACCTCGGCAAGATGCTCGCGCGCAAGGACGCCGTCGTCGACAAGATGAGCGGTGGAATCGCCTACCTGTTCAAGAAGAACAAGGTCACCAGCCTGCATGGTCTCGGGCGCCTTGTGCGGCAGGACCAGGGCGGTTGGGTCGTCGGCGTAGGCGAGCAGGAATTCGCAGCGAAGCACGTCATCATCGCTACGGGCAGCAGCCCGCGGGAATTGCCCCTGGCACCCTTTGGTGGACACGTGATGGACAATGCGGGCGCACTCGCCCTCGACCGCGTTCCCGGCAAGCTGGGCGTCATTGGCGCGGGTGTGATCGGGGTGGAGCTCGGTAGCGTCTGGCGCCGCCTGGGCGCCCAGGTCACAGTCCTGGAGGCCCTGCCGGGCTTTTTGCAGGCCGCAGACCCCGCCGTGGCGCGTGAAGCCCTCAAGCAGCTGCAGAAGCAGGGCCTGGAATTCCACTTCGGCGTCAAGATCGCCCGCATCGAACAGACCGAGGCGGGTGTGAGTGTCACGTATGCCGAGGGTGACCAGGAGGTCACCGCCCAGTTCGACAAGCTGATCGTCGCCATCGGCCGGGTCCCCAACACCCAGGGCCTGGGTGCCCAGGACGTGGGTCTGGAGCTTGACGAGCGCGGCTTTATCAAGGCCGACAGCCACTACCGCACCAACCTGCCCAATGTGTACGCCATCGGCGACGTGATCGGTGGCGCCATGCTCGCCCACAAGGCCGAGGAAGAAGGCGTCGCGGTTGCCGAGCTGCTCGCCGGGCAGGCCGGTCACGTCAACTACAACGTGATTCCCTGGGTCATCTACACCTCCCCAGAGATCGCCTGGGCGGGCCTGACCGAAGCGCAGGCCAAAGAGCAGGGCTACGACATCAAGAGCGGCCAGTTCCCCTTCAGCGCCAACGGACGCGCCGCCGGACACAACGACACCCGGGGCTTCGTCAAGGTCGTGGCCGACGCCAAGACCGATCGTATTCTCGGCGTCCACATGATCGGCCCCAACGTCAGCGAGCTGATCGGCGAGACCGTGGCGGTGATGGAGTTCGCGGGCTCATCCGAAGATCTGGCGCGCATCGTCCACGCGCACCCGACCCTGTCGGAAGTGGTGAAGGAAGCCGCCCTCGGCGTCGAGAAGCGCACGATTCACGCCTGAAGGAGCCACCCGGAGCCCAGCCTGATCAAGCAGCAAAAAGGACCGCATGGCGGTCCTTTTTGCTGGAGGCCGCAAAGGCGCGGGGGCAGTGTCTTCGGGGTGTTGACGGCCCGCTCATCCTCCGCTATTATTGCCCCCGTGCTCGAAAGAGCCCGACCCAGAAAAGCTGCACATCTGCAGCATGGCGGCCACCCAGGCCCCATCGTCTAACGGTTAGGACACTACCCTTTCAAGGTAGCGATACGGGTTCGAATCCCGTTGGGGTCACCAGAAAAACTGCCCGCCGCTCGGCGGGCAGTTTACTTTTTTTGATCCTGTCGCACTAGACTGTCCGGCGTGACTCGACTCGCCTCCCTCGAGGAACGACCGTCTACTTGGCTTCAGGCTTGGCTTGCTCTTCTGCCTGTTTTTCCCTTCCTGTCTGTAGCCGCGATTTTGGGGTTGCGCAGCCTTAACCAATTAGCGCCTGTGGTACAAGTTGTGCTTGCGGTGTATGCCACATCGCAGCTTATTGCCGCATGTTTCGCGCCCGAGCCGCTCCTAGCCCTCGGCACTGCGTCACTTCGCACACTGCTGATGTTTGGATTGATCGGCCTTGGCGTTCGTTTGAGGCGAGGTGCCGCACTGCAACCGCTCCTCATCGGCCTGCTCGTGGTCTTTGGCTTAGCGCTCATTACGTCATTCGGGTTTTCCGGCTCTCGTTTACTGTCATTCAGGCTCAGTCATCCATACTACACGCCTATTTCGCTCGGTCTCGCTGGCGCGTTTGCGCTGTGGATTGCTGTTGGTGCGCGCAAGGGTCCCGGTTGGTGGCGCGTTATGTCAGGAGTGCTGGCCATTGTCGTTCTCCTACTCAGCGGCAGCCGTGGCCCAATACTCGTCGCAGCAGTAGGAAGTCTTATGGCTCTTACGTCCAGCTCACGGCGCTTGCTGATCGGAATTGCCATGGTCCTTGCGCTGGGCTTAACGACCGCGTTGATTGGGGAGTCACAGCAGAATGTTTTCTCACGGATTGCCAGCCTCGACGCGACTGGTAGAGATATCGTGTGGAGCGATACTCTCAGCGTCATTGCCACACATCCAATAGGGGGAGTGGGCAGTTACCTGCTGGGCGGCATCATTGCACCCACAGAACAACAATGCGCGTGGTTCACAGCATTAGAAGAACGCGGTTTCGGCTGTCCTACTATGCTGGAAGCTCTCAACGGCGCATGGATTATTGCGCATAATGGCTTTTTGCAACAAGCGGGCGAAACAGGACTAATAGGAACGGCCGGACTGTTCCTGCTGCTCGGCTGGATCGTACATGGCGCTCTCATGGCGAAAGATCCTCTGGTGCTGGCCGTTGTCTCAGGCCTCCTGCTTGCAAACCTCACCGACAACGTGACACTTCTACCTAGCCCATTCTTTGCCGAACTCTTCTGGTTGGCCAGCGGTATGGCTCTGGCCAAAAAGTCAGAGACCGACCATCGAGGTGCTCTCGTGGCAGGCGTAGCACTTTTGTCTGTTACCAGCTTCCCCGTTTATGTCAGCGCCACCCAGTCTACTGATGCGAACACCTACATCATGAGGTCGCTTGTTGCACCGACGCGCTGGGCAGCAGACGAACCGTACCTCGTCTGGGTCAGTCTTAGGGTGCCTGCCGGGGCATACCGCCTTCAATTGAGGGCGTGCAGCACGACATGCCGCACAATGAGTGTTCTACCTGTCACGGCTGAAAACGGCACAATAGAGCAGGCAATCGGAGGCTTCCTGCCTTCGAGAATACAGAGGTTGGAGCTGCGCCTTCTCGACGCCAAGACCACTCCATGGCAGCTACGGCCGTTGGCCCGGGCAACTTGGGCGTTAGGTAAGGATGGTCCATGAAAAACCTACGTTGCTCCCTGCTTCTACTGCCTGGCATTGCCTTTATTGTAGCGTTGGCGACAGCACTTTTTGGGCTTGTCGCTCAAATCCCACATCCTAACCTGTTTCGATCCTCCTCTGACGTTCGGCCCTGCACCATGACCGCGCCATCGCTGACTGCGTGGACTCCCACACCTGCCGGAGAATGGACGGGCTCATCAGGAGTTTTGGACGGTCCGTCCTCGCTGGTTTTCAAAACCTGCACAGCCGGGCAAATCCACATGATTGTCAACGGCACCGTTGTCGACGGTTGGGGTCCGTTGATGATAGTTACCCTTGACGACGTCATTTTATTGGAAAAGGAAGTGCGCTCAAGAACCTCAATGGACCTCGTCGTACCACATGCCGGGACAGTGCGTATCTCCTTCCCAAATGATCGCTACCGGTCTGAAGTGCGCGGTGTCCTGCTGACCAGGATCTGGCCTCAGCCACACGCCACCTGCGGCCGCGGGCAACCAGCAATTCAGAGCCGCGGCTCGGCCCCTCCATGGAGCCCTCTCTGGGGTGGGGCGCTGTATGACAGCTCAGAGTATCTCGTGCACCTTTGTGGACCGGGGATGCTGAGACTTGGCGTCAAGGGTCTTGTCGCTGAAGGAGTGGCACCACAGATTAGGGTCCTTCAAGGGGACCAAATTTTGCTGGAGGTTGCGCCGAGCAGTGTTCGGCAGTATGACGTGCCAGTGCGGCATAGTGGGATAGTTCGGATTACGCTTACGAACGGGTTTGCCCGGGAGGTTGCGAATCGCAAACTCATCATTGAGCGTTTTACTGTCGCCCCAGTCAACTGAACACGATGGGCTGCACAATCAAGCACTCGCTGCGCAGTCGATTTCTTTCTAAGAGACTGCTTCGTACTCAGTTGTCCTCTTGGCTCGCTTGAAGCTGGCTCTCGGGAATGAGTTGGTGCAGAGCTGCGCGAGCACTACTTGCCCGTCCATCCCGGGCGAGGGCCTCAAGTTCCCGAACCCGCGCCGTTACATAACTCGGATCGAGACGCTCGAGTTGTGCGACAAAGATGTCCCGATGGCTGGTGGCACCGACGTTCTCACCGGTGGTAAGCAATTCCTCGTAGAGCTTCTCGCCAGGACGCACACCCGTGAAAACTACTTCAATGTTGCGGGCGCCCGAAAGCCGGATTACGTCTTGAGCGAGATCAGCGATCTTTACGGGCTCACCCATGTCAAGGA
The Deinococcus peraridilitoris DSM 19664 genome window above contains:
- a CDS encoding 2-oxoglutarate dehydrogenase E1 component, with amino-acid sequence MDDSTVMYGGNAGFVESLYEDYLQDPASVSPQWRSFFEAQRDGAQETQHSVVQAAFLQLARQGGRRIAAAASAPETPNRGVSALINAYRLYGHLAANENPLRFRAKDPVPELDPASYGLTDTDLNSPVSDGAFNGTLRSVLEELRATYCGSVGYEFVYLPREEREWFQARVEAGRGHGSATPEQKKRLLDKLNAAEGLERYLHVTYVGQKRFSLEGGESLIPLIDIIIQRAGGAGVKETVIGMAHRGRLNVLVNIFGKRPADLFAEFEGKKKLSDDPDVAGDVKYHMGFSSNVRTPGGPIHLSLAFNPSHLEIVSPVVHGSARARQDRRGDTEARRSVLPITIHGDAAIAGQGVVMETLNFSQLRSFTTGGAIRIVVNNQVGFTTSDPRDTRTSRYATDTAKMIDAPVMHVNADDPEAVAFAGALALDYRQRYGKDVFIDLLCYRKLGHNEGDDPTMTQPVMYREIKAHPGTRALYAQKLEAEGVIPSGAAEQLVERYRDLLDQGETVVQEIDNEEQSALAADWGKFGDNHWHDSIDTGVSLETLQELGRKVTEVPEGFGVHRGVERVLKARREMAEGRQRLDWGMGETLGYASLLAEGYNVRLCGQDAGRGTFVHRHAVLHDQNAQDPANEEFIPLAHLNPQQGRLEVIDSTLSEEAVLAFEYGYSTSEPSTLDIWEAQFGDFANGAQVVIDQFISAGESKWQRFSGLTMFLPHGYEGQGPEHSSARLERYLQLCAQNNMQVVVPSSPAQVFHMLRRQILRPLRKPLIVMTPKSLLRSKFATSELSELTHGTFQEVIGDHLDKPRRAVISSGKLHWELAEAREKNGLDKQVALVRLEQLYPFPAEALRSELAKYGKVEVVWAQEEPYNQGAWLMIQEDLRGVLAPGQTLSVSSRPRTASTAVGYASKSNQEQQAIIEAALNLSVAKV
- the odhB gene encoding 2-oxoglutarate dehydrogenase complex dihydrolipoyllysine-residue succinyltransferase; the encoded protein is MADIKVPVFSESISEGTLLSWHKKPGDTVKRGEVVAEIETDKVVLEVTALQDGVLQSVARNEGDTVLSEEVLGTIGEGGAASSPAASAPAPQANVQTPSAAAAVAEKPAVATDDLSPAVRKLVIEGGLDPAQLQGTGKDGRITKGDVLAHGQAGPSATAPAQSVPAAGTQTVSAPLPGGARPEHEVPRREHEVPRREQRVPMTRIRARIAERLKEVQNTAAILTTFNEVNMKPAMDLRKKYQDAFVAKHGVKLGFMSLFVRAATEALKQFPVVNASLEGKDVIYHGYYDIGIAVASERGLVVPILRDTDSMSLAGIEKQIADFAGKARNGKLTLEDMTGGTFSITNGGTFGSMMSTPILNQPQSAILGMHNIIERPIVENGQIVARPMMYLALSYDHRIIDGREAVLFLVTIKNILEDPARLLLDL
- the lpdA gene encoding dihydrolipoyl dehydrogenase; this encodes MDTFDVIVIGGGPAGYVAAIRAAQLGFKTACVDAFERGGKASLGGTCLNVGCIPSKAMLDSSERFEMVQHELVDHGILVEGASLDLGKMLARKDAVVDKMSGGIAYLFKKNKVTSLHGLGRLVRQDQGGWVVGVGEQEFAAKHVIIATGSSPRELPLAPFGGHVMDNAGALALDRVPGKLGVIGAGVIGVELGSVWRRLGAQVTVLEALPGFLQAADPAVAREALKQLQKQGLEFHFGVKIARIEQTEAGVSVTYAEGDQEVTAQFDKLIVAIGRVPNTQGLGAQDVGLELDERGFIKADSHYRTNLPNVYAIGDVIGGAMLAHKAEEEGVAVAELLAGQAGHVNYNVIPWVIYTSPEIAWAGLTEAQAKEQGYDIKSGQFPFSANGRAAGHNDTRGFVKVVADAKTDRILGVHMIGPNVSELIGETVAVMEFAGSSEDLARIVHAHPTLSEVVKEAALGVEKRTIHA
- a CDS encoding O-antigen ligase family protein → MTRLASLEERPSTWLQAWLALLPVFPFLSVAAILGLRSLNQLAPVVQVVLAVYATSQLIAACFAPEPLLALGTASLRTLLMFGLIGLGVRLRRGAALQPLLIGLLVVFGLALITSFGFSGSRLLSFRLSHPYYTPISLGLAGAFALWIAVGARKGPGWWRVMSGVLAIVVLLLSGSRGPILVAAVGSLMALTSSSRRLLIGIAMVLALGLTTALIGESQQNVFSRIASLDATGRDIVWSDTLSVIATHPIGGVGSYLLGGIIAPTEQQCAWFTALEERGFGCPTMLEALNGAWIIAHNGFLQQAGETGLIGTAGLFLLLGWIVHGALMAKDPLVLAVVSGLLLANLTDNVTLLPSPFFAELFWLASGMALAKKSETDHRGALVAGVALLSVTSFPVYVSATQSTDANTYIMRSLVAPTRWAADEPYLVWVSLRVPAGAYRLQLRACSTTCRTMSVLPVTAENGTIEQAIGGFLPSRIQRLELRLLDAKTTPWQLRPLARATWALGKDGP